One region of Wyeomyia smithii strain HCP4-BCI-WySm-NY-G18 chromosome 3, ASM2978416v1, whole genome shotgun sequence genomic DNA includes:
- the LOC129729367 gene encoding zinc transporter ZIP1-like: MAQKLINGGSVPQLSAPNITGAYSNETSDFGETSSKLLAILVLGAGSLVAGIVPLYCIKQRQHGNRPATAITVLLCFGAGVLLATALVHMLPEVRLFLPRYAEVVFCSGYFLIYTIDELVYLCSAFSTKSTDESSGHVNYCYDDSFSMRSKSEANNESPPEVQPQPEPMMEKTNQPQSATGTFSLLLALCVHSLLEGLAIGVQRSAPKVMLLLGAVAAHKFVVAFCLGVEIGSQRSNRQDRHASSVMKIVIFSLGSVSGIAVGMALDGLDENFNKFVIPVLQGVAGGTLLYVTVSEVLPRERGKRLPETASGIWQLLAVLAGFTVMSLLSLIITEA; this comes from the exons ATGGCGCAAAAATTGATTAACGGCGGCTCTGTGCCTCAGTTGAGCGCGCCCAATATAACCGGTGCGTACTCAAACGAGACTTCCGACTTTGGTGAGACCAGCTCGAAGCTGCTGGCCATTCTGGTGCTCGGTGCGGGAAGTCTCGTTGCAGGAATAGTGCCACTTTATTGCATCAAACAACGGCAACACGGAAACAGACCGGCAACGGCGATAACCGTGCTGCTATGTTTCGGCGCGGGCGTTCTACTAGCGACGGCGCTGGTCCACATGCTGCCCGAGGTCCGGCTCTTCCTGCCCCGATACGCGGAAGTGGTCTTCTGCTCGGGATATTTTTTGATCTACACCATTGATGAACTGGTTTATTTGTGCAGTGCGTTCAGTACAAAGAGCACCGATGAAAGCTCCGGCCACGTTAATTACTGTTACGACGATTCTTTCTCCATGCGGAGTAAAAG TGAAGCGAACAATGAGAGCCCTCCAGAAGTCCAACCTCAGCCGGAACCGATGATGGAAAAAACAAACCAACCGCAATCGGCAACCGGTACGTTCAGCCTGCTGTTGGCCCTCTGTGTGCATTCGCTGCTCGAGGGACTGGCCATCGGAGTGCAGCGTTCTGCACCCAAAGTGATGCTGCTGCTGGGGGCTGTCGCTGCACACAAGTTCGTCGTCGCCTTCTGCCTGGGGGTGGAAATCGGCTCACAGAGAAGCAATCGCCAGGATCGGCACGCTTCCAGTGTGATGAAAATAGTAATATTTTCTCTCGGTTCCGTCAGTGGCATCGCCGTCGGTATGGCACTAGACGGTCTAGACGAGAACTTCAACAAGTTTGTAATACCAGTGCTGCAGGGCGTCGCCGGTGGAACGCTGCTGTACGTTACCGTGAGTGAGGTACTACCGCGTGAACGCGGAAAACGACTGCCGGAAACGGCGAGTGGGATTTGGCAGCTGCTGGCGGTGCTGGCCGGATTCACCGTGATGTCGTTACTCAGTCTAATTATTACCGAAGCGTGA